aaataaatgaaagaaactgtggttctgcgtTGGTGGGGTGTATTAttagataattttgttttactgagTCAGTCAgtatgtgaatgaaagtgatcctcgcagtaatgcacaactacttgagcagtattgaaaacaaggcctgaaaaaaacatttaggcCTgcacggaatttgaacccatgacctctgcaataccgaTGCAGCGCTCTATCaaatgagctaacaagccaattgggagctggtcattatgtaggttccaaataaacccgtgaagtgatgaataaacggctaagaatatatgaaagtcatatatttgaactgcggataaagacgtgaatgaaagtgatcttcgcaatAATgcacactacttgagcagtagtgaaaataaggcctgaaaaaaacattcaggcttgtacgggatttgaacccatgacctctgcgataccggtgcagcgttctaccaactgagctaacaagccaactgggagctggtcattatgttggttccaaataaacccgtgaagtgataaATAAAcggctaagaatatatgaaagtcatatatttgaactgcagataaagacgtgaatgaaaaaTTAGAGCAGATAAGATATCATTTCAATCAATAAGAGGGGAACATATTTGACGCAGAAATAATTTATCCCCCTCCCTATCTCTGATGCATTATGGGAAGTGTGAGTGGTTTTCAAGGAAGGCAACAGTGAAAACGAATTCACCAAGAAAGGTAAGAAATTATATATCTGAAACACAATAATCTTACGCTTTCTTGAACCAAAACTATGGTTACCCCAGTTTAAAGGGAAAAGCGATTAACTGCGTCGATAGGATACTAAATTCAATTTAATGTTTTGATTATCTTAGCCAATTCAACCGGCTTACAAAGTCAATAACCCAATGCACACAAATAATGGGCTTAACATGATTTTAGATCAAAGgaaatttcttcatgtttttcaATGGCAGTCGCGATATTTTCTGAACTTTTTTACCACGGACCAAATCAGTTTTTGCAAATTTCTGATTCTACCACTTGACCCTTCGTAGGAAACCCGTCTAAcaccaatatactaaaagagCTTTCTGTTACTGGTGTTGGTAGAATGCCTACAGAAATATCGATACGTATCTCCGATATAGtttaaaagacatttttttctaAACCCCCTCTAAGCACCACCCAGCAGACTTAAGGAAATTTATTTAggtttataaaaattattatatCAACTATGCTATCCACACATACCTGGGAGTTAGTTTGAAAGAACTTTTCTGTTAGAAGCatttaaattatatttcattCTTATTATATTTAAGAATTCTTCCTTAGACCGAAAACTTTTTTGTCGCctgaagaaaataagaataGTTGCATATCTTTAATTGCATATGTTTATTCACCACGGGTCATCTGTAGTAACTAGAGATTTTGCTTGTTGTCATATTTACGAAGCTGGTGTGCAACAGGTTGTAGAGGCCAGCAAGATTTCCGTCTAGGCGGTTTCCTTATGAAGTTCTTGTAACCATTAGTCAATAACTTATCTACGAGTTGCATTTCAATTAATTTGCTTCGTCACTTAACGTTTGTCTAAAGTTCACAGCTGCTTCACCATTGGAGTTTCGAGCAGTCAGCTAGCGTCGCTTGGCTAGAATACCTGTTAGAACATCTTGGTGACAAAAAATATCGTCGGTCCAAAAATAAGTGCTTGTCTGCGGAGAATCTTAGACGTTTAGACCAGACaagaaatgatttattttttcactttttctgaGAATGTCAGCAGCTTCCATTAATTGATTTTTAGCACAATAAACAATCTTTAGTCGGAAAAGTAAAAGATGTTAATTTTCACTTGCAAAAAACTCAAACTCTACAAAAACGTCAACGTCTTCATGTCGTTCTTCTTAAGGAAGACGCCATCAAACAATGATACTGACCCTATGCGTGATTTTCGTCTCTACGAGATCAGCTGCGGCAGGTAAGAGTCAAAGCGATGTAACTTAACTGATATCAGTGAGATCATCTTCAGTTAAACTGTTTTTCCGACCTGTTAAAGAGCTTATTATGCATCTACTTAACGTGTACTTCATCCAGAGACGAGAAAGCAGCCCATAGTTTGGGTCCTTTACTCGCAATTATAGTGAGGGCCTCTTTTCAAGATGAAGAACAAAAGATGTCAATTAAATGTAAACGTATGCCAATAtgtgtaaaagaaaatatgagcTTTACTTATCATTTGACCATGAAATGCTTTAATTAGCCTTCTCGATCTCATATGATCAAACTAAAAGTAGAACCTTTTTCTAACATACCgacttctttttaaaaacatgttcgATGAGCGAGAATAAGGAAGAGGGAGAATTTAGAGCTCTACATTAGaataacgaaacaaaaattttttcatttgtatggGACACAGAAATAATCTGAGGAGGAATCGATTTCAAGAACTTCGTTTTTTGCTTTGCCAGTGAACTACATAGACCTCTGTCGTGAATCAGGCCCACCGCTAGATTCATGTTTGACACAAGTCCTGAATACTGAACACTAAGTCATTCAAAATTTTACTCAAAGTGCAGTCGATACTGCTGCTCTGATGTAAATTAGCACCTCTGTTTGACAGTAAATCTATGTTTGCAGCATCACTGGGGTATGGAAACATGAAAATCGAAGGAACTGGAAAAATAAGTCCTGATCAGACATCCATGGATATACACTTTGAAATAGCAAACGTCAAGAAGACCCAGCTATCAACATCAACAAGCTTTGGCATGAAGCCAGCACCTCTGCCAATTGCGGTACAACCTGACGCACATGCCCCGAAGCCATACTCGTTTAAAGACAAGTGGTATCAAACAGACAAACCGTCTTTTGGGATAGAAACAGGTAAAAGCTATCCTTTTAAGTGGCCTCCTTGGTCTCTTTTTGCCATAGCTAGGCGGAAGGGACGGCTGCGCAGGCTAAGAAAATACTGTCCCTTGCAACTTCCCGCGAACGCATAGGTAAAAAACGCGTTTTGAGGTATAATCAATTTAAAACTCTAAGGGCCGCTTATTTATACAAGTTCTAACCTAAACCGCGGTTTTACGCTAGTAGTGGGCCTCAgggattctctataagagggttgatttaattgaCCAAATGTTGTTCCACTATCAACTTTCAGTCCTCTTGAcagtgttcacaaaaataaatgctcTGAAATACGCGAGCCTCGTATCCGCCCTCAGTTATATGTCATCAGTTTCCTGTTCGTTTACTATTGTGCTTTCCTTATACTGTCAGGTGTAACATTTACGTTCTAGCAATTGCTATCGGTACCAGTTACATCCCACGTTATATCCTGGATATTTTCCTCTCGTTTTCCTTTCATATTACACGCAGATAGAGAATTTCTGAAGTCAGCACTGGAGTCTCATAACAGATTTCGAGCAATCCATAACTCGCCCCCTCTTAGAATCAACATGAAGATGTCAAGGGAAGCTGAACAATTTgcaaagaaacttttaaaaagggGTGCAAAGAACCAACCAATGATGCACGAGGACGTTCTTGTCCTGCGCAAGGAAGATGAAGGAGAGAATTTAGCATCAGGAGGAAGCGGCTTGGGTGGACTGACTGCGTATGGCGCAGTAAAAAATTGGTGAGCCATGCAATTTCTAGATGGCTCAATCattttactctcccaccgacgcattACCATAGTTTCTTTGGATAGTTAATCAGAATGAATTCCACAAGAGATCAACTGTTTCTGGTATCTTTAAGTAGCACAGGTGCAAATGACAAAAATGAGGAAATTTCGATCTGTTGATGAGTACCATAAATCTTGAGTCAGTACCAGAAAAAAATACCTATGCCCTCTTTAAGATAATGCTACTATTAACACATGTATATGCAACAGTTTCTGaatcgaaaaaatgttttagttgACCCACTGGATCGGAGATGGAGATTTTTTCAGAAGTAACCAAGCTTTGAGAATCGAATGATGTTGAAAATACTGATACTAATACTTTAAGTGTTCTTGAAACTCTTATTTTCATGATACAGAATAGATTTGGGAATTACGACAGCAATGatgtgtaaaaaaaaagctcaacATTGTTAATTTCACAAACTTTGTCTTTTAAAGGTACAACGAGGTTTGCACTTACAACTGGGGCAAAGGCGGTTATGAGCCACAAGCTGCTCACTTCATGCAAGTCGTTTGGAAAAATAGCACAGAATTTGGAATCGGAAAAGCGGAAGGACAGAGAAATGGTCGACGTTACACCTACATAGTGGCGCGTTACAAGCCAGCCATCAGATACGACACTATGGAAAACGTGCTGAAGGGCAAGTTTAATCCATCCTATTGTAAACCGAAGCCTACCTTTTCACTGTCAGATGGAAATCAAAGCAGGCCTAGATCAAAAGTG
This region of Pocillopora verrucosa isolate sample1 chromosome 3, ASM3666991v2, whole genome shotgun sequence genomic DNA includes:
- the LOC131798050 gene encoding uncharacterized protein, with product MILTLCVIFVSTRSAAAASLGYGNMKIEGTGKISPDQTSMDIHFEIANVKKTQLSTSTSFGMKPAPLPIAVQPDAHAPKPYSFKDKWYQTDKPSFGIETDREFLKSALESHNRFRAIHNSPPLRINMKMSREAEQFAKKLLKRGAKNQPMMHEDVLVLRKEDEGENLASGGSGLGGLTAYGAVKNWYNEVCTYNWGKGGYEPQAAHFMQVVWKNSTEFGIGKAEGQRNGRRYTYIVARYKPAIRYDTMENVLKGKFNPSYCKPKPTFSLSDGNQSRPRSKVRPIFVARFPKQPVYAHKKPAILHKSYSLNRSRINQKEMVNRSAGSYDSNNAKYNERYLKAVGKATHYAQGHLNDKLSYYAGNSWSANTENRSSTTASEYFPKQAEVLEEFFEGDDPDKEKYYQGNGKYGTVESMRHSLIPVMNSEDAEIDDDPSEEEQSTKRLPLKQS